A single genomic interval of Daucus carota subsp. sativus chromosome 1, DH1 v3.0, whole genome shotgun sequence harbors:
- the LOC108208078 gene encoding uncharacterized protein LOC108208078, with the protein MAETAVLYQTFITTGLISMGTYHLISTVKNYLKSPSHYSAKPYHPFTSTSSYKKYIQLYLSLVFLFFSFLHQTLISSHTDLLLKGNTPVHKFISLQYAAVSVLFILLCLAILLSETTLLLPFSNDLFFALASGVFFFQYYVSSSAAQFQISDLQAHCDSVSAKISAVSSLLSFLLACFPKLFVADVLLCGSLILQGFWAMQTGLTLYVDAFVPQGCHKLLDVVTGVEGSTRCDLDDSKFRAVAILDLMFLVHVFFVMIIVLLVYALVAKMLGVRSSRFGSYEALPTVIPASASSITDSNHIQMKALTGTQA; encoded by the coding sequence ATGGCAGAAACCGCCGTCTTGTACCAAACATTCATAACCACGGGACTCATCTCCATGGGCACATACCATCTCATCTCCACCGTCAAAAACTATCTCAAATCCCCCTCTCATTACTCTGCCAAACCCTACCATCCCTTCACTTCTACTTCTTCTTACAAGAAATACATTCAACTCTATCTCTCTCTCgtcttcctcttcttctcttTCCTCCACCAAACCCTAATTTCATCCCACACTGATCTTCTCCTAAAGGGCAACACTCCCGTTCACAAATTCATCTCTCTCCAATACGCCGCCGTTTCTGTTCTCTTCATTCTCCTGTGTCTCGCTATTTTGCTTTCCGAGACGACCCTTTTGCTTCCCTTTTCGAATGATCTCTTTTTCGCGCTTGCTTCCGGGGTCTTTTTCTTCCAGTACTATGTTTCTTCGTCGGCTGCTCAGTTCCAGATCTCTGATTTGCAAGCGCATTGTGATTCGGTGTCCGCCAAAATCTCTGCGGTTTCGTCGTTGCTGTCGTTCCTGCTTGCTTGCTTTCCGAAGCTCTTTGTGGCGGATGTGCTGCTCTGCGGCTCCCTCATTTTACAGGGCTTTTGGGCAATGCAGACGGGGTTGACTCTTTATGTGGATGCCTTTGTGCCTCAAGGTTGTCATAAGTTGCTTGATGTTGTGACCGGTGTTGAGGGGTCCACGAGGTGTGATTTGGATGATTCCAAGTTTAGGGCTGTGGCCATTCTCGATTTGATGTTTCTAGTTCATGTCTTTTTTGTCATGATTATTGTCTTGCTTGTTTATGCTCTTGTTGCTAAGATGCTCGGGGTTAGGAGTAGCCGGTTCGGCTCCTATGAAGCTTTGCCTACTGTCATACCTGCTTCAGCTTCTAGTATTACTGACTCTAATCATATTCAGATGAAAGCGCTGACCGGAACCCAGGCTTGA